DNA sequence from the Littorina saxatilis isolate snail1 linkage group LG9, US_GU_Lsax_2.0, whole genome shotgun sequence genome:
AGGTGGTGGAGCTAAACGAGATGAAGTAGCTGTCACCCCTTCCGCAAAGTATTTAGAGATAACTTCAGCGGCAGCGCTCAAAGCTCGCAAGACATTCCTCTCAACTCGAAAGTTGTGGTCAAGCTCAGAAGAGTCGTCACGCTCTTCGTCAAGGTACACATCGTCAACAACAAAGTTGTCTGCTTGATGACCATGACCGGAACCATCATTGCTCCGAACCGGAAATGATGAACCCGCCAAACCGGAACCCTGTGCAGCCGCACTACGGGGAATCGGCAGAGCTGGGTTGCTACCATACCCCGGAATCAGCGAACCGGAACCGGAGGTAGCTGGCAATCCGGACGTGAAAGCAACCGGAAACACAGCAGTGTTCTGCCCGGAAGCTGACGCATTCAGCCCCCACCATCCGCAACCGCCTGGGCGGAAGCATAGGCAAGAGACGGATTGCCGTTGCCACCAACAACCGAAAACCCTGTAGGGTAGGAGCCGGAAGTCGATGGCAACGAACTGAAAGTGCCACGATCACCCGAAGGCAATATTGTGGCCGGAAACCCCTTTGCCGAAGCAGTAGAACCCATGCACGAGGAGCCGGTGGTGCCGGCCCTAAAGAGACAGGTAGGGTTTCCGTCGCGACGAACTACACTTGTAGGTGCGGAACGCCCCGAACTCTCAAACACACGTTCCTGGTCGGCCGAAACCGACAGTTGAGGCCAAGCGCCCTCAGCCGAAGTCACCGTAGCTGAAGGACGGATCCTCGACAAAGAGGAGGAGTCACCAACCCCAGGAGGAAACGCCGGAACGGAAAAGCAAATTAAGTCACGCCTCTACCTGCCGACAACATCTCCCTCATCTGATCCTTGAATGaggagaaaagagaaaaaagctcATCGCGAGAGACCGCCTGGCTCTCCTCAGCCTTAGGCGACAAAGTAGGCATAGCAGCAGGAGGGTCAATCACGACCAGAATCGATTCTTTACTAACAGGATCAAAAACATTGACGCAAGGTCGTTCAGCAGGAGAATCTTTATCTTTGGAGCGAACCTTCTTAGCTTTGCCCTTTGAGGCAGAAGAAGAACTGCCCGGCGGTGAACAAACTGGCACCTGCCTGGCACCAACAGGTCAATGGCCTTCTGAACAAAAGGCCAACGGCTGGAGAAAACTCAGCCGAGAGTGCAACAACACGTCCTTACACCAGCGTGTTGAAGAAGGGAAATGACTATAACCGGCAATATGCCCCGCGCATGAGCGGGCCGCCGATAAGGGTAGGGTAACACCCGGACCTTGTtgtcaaggttttgttttgggagttacctccccctgttaccagggtcagtgcttcaatgtctagagcatcaaactgaagttaatgctatatatgtgagttggagtaagaatatgtgatttaatgtgcttcactcagcggggattgagcattacgccatgagtaaattttctttgaaatttgagttcaagttgttctgctgtaatgtgtttgggtgtgtgtgtgtgtgtgtgtgtgtgtgtgtgtgtgtgtgtgtgtgtgtgtgtgtgtgtgtgtgtgtgtgtgtgtgtgtgtgtgtgtgttttgatatgacagtaaactgcaactgtgtgtttgtgtgtaaacatgacagtacatacactgcaaccaaattcatgaccgaccggccaaaaactcaaaccccccttttaagacctccccctttttacgacctaattttgaaggtttttccaaagtcgtaaacagggggttctactgtattttctatacaagaaacacttaacaagggtaaaaggagaaacagaatccgttggtcgcctcttacgacatgctggggaacatcgggtaaattctttctcgtcccaaccaatatgggactccccctaacccgcggggggttggaTAATGACAATCGCCATTCCATGCAAATTTCTACACTTaaaacaaactcacaaccaCATCAACTAAAAACACATATAACATCAGAAAAAGTCACAGGCAAATTCTGTCTGTCAAATAATAGGAACATGGTTAGGTGGCTCAGAGAAATGTCAACCGACAAACAGCACCCTAACCTGATCCAAACCACTGGTACATTTTATCTTTGAAAGTAATAACAATTGGGGCAGCAATCCAAAAAAAGTGTACATTATGGTAGTTACCAAAAGTTTGATCATTCGTTTGCAAGAAAAgtaaaaaatatttcagtcaggatctttttttaatttttttgctttattttttttttggctggaTGTTCCCACACATTTCCACACTAATCTCAAATTTTCTGTTTTTTGCTTCTggttctttttttacatttagtcaagttttgactaaatgttttaacatagaggggggaatcgagacgagggtcatggtgtatgtgtgtgtgtgtgtgtgtgtgtagagcgattcagagaaaactactggaccgatcttcatgaaacttgacatgagagatcctgagtatggtatctccagacgttttttccccatttttttgataaatgtctttgatgaagtcatatccggcttttcgtgaaagttgaagcggcactgtcacgctctcatttttcaaccaaattggttgaaattttgttcaagtaatcttcgacgaagcccggagtttggtattgcatttcagcttggaggcttaaaaattaattaatgagtttgctcattaaagttgtcattaaaatcgatttttttgcaaacagatttaaaattgattgcatcgtattctttatcacattctgaatctaaaaatatatacatattatatatgttaagtttactcttaaaatgtgatcacaattaacgaaaatagattaattagtcttacgattaaaatctaagaaatcgatccaaaaatgatttcatcttattctttttcatttcctgattccaaaacatatagatatgataggttgtattcaaaacaagctttactttctttactttatttggtgtttaacgttgttttcaaccattcaaggttatatcacgacggggaaaggggggagatgggataggagaaaggggggaaatgggatagagccacttgttaattgtttcttgttcacaaaagcactaatcaaaatattgctccaggggcttgcatttgcaacatagtacaatatatgaccttactgggagaatgcaagtttccagtacaaaggacttaacatttcttacatactgcttgactaaaatccctactaacattgactatattctatacaagaaacacttaacaagggtaaaaggagaaacagaatccgttagtcgcctcttacgacatgcgggggcagagaaataaggatgtggaaaagaagacttttggtaagtgaaataaaggtgatggatccagtcaggtaaaaataagacaacaagaaaggaatcggaaaactgcagggaatagtagggagagttttcttggaaggaaatataggtgaaagggctggtaaggcagaaataagaccaaagaagagaagtaataacgggtggggtagcttagtggaaacactcccgccgcgtgaaggcgaccccatgggagctcaaaacaagctcagaaagttaacaagaacacagaaaagcgcgctttcctacttagcacaatacgctaccgcgctaatctggcgtgtcaatatcactaccagacctgtttaccctaaacccgaggcaagagtactttcccaaaaagttgagtgtatttttcaaaaagttggtgtactttacAAGCAAAGCCAtgtgggctagggaaaatgtacgcatgggtgcaaacgtgtttgtgtaagaatagcatgtcttatgaacaccttcagaatttaactccttccaatacaacagggataaaacaattttatttacctgtcagtttcaggggcggatcagttgctttgtaagggggggtgcactttgaatcgaaagagaatgtgatgggcgcttcgcgcccgaatttgctaggggggtccgggggcatgcccccccccaaaaaaaaacgtttggcccaaagaagcaaaatggtgccatctggtgccatttcaacttagaaatggtcatagaatcagctttccccaatttttttatttttttttatttttgctggagggggggtgcacctgcaccctgtgcacccccccccccccctcgtccgcccctgagtttatagcattataaccagtgtcttccaaacagattgataatgaaaagatgaagttcgtgaaataacatctgcggttgacagtggcaagttcatttttacaatcatcccagaaaacattgcttcagcacggactacagccttttcttctggcaggatttgctttgcgggaatgaacttcataattccttggcagctttcagcggatttctttgcagcaaccttgtccggGTGAGTTTTGGacctgcagtgtcgttcgatgtcatatttcccagcatgggcaacggagaaatctgatttacaatacttgcagtgtgcatgactttttcccatagtagactccacaattcctggctctttcttatatttctccaagaaaatctgctgcttctgctgtttagatttggtacagtcatccgaaactggcacatttttccgcttcattttgccacgaacaaggtttccacagctgaagactcgctgtcatggttatctcccttcgaccgaaaccggtatcagttgtaccatgccgtaatcagcacaccaacaccggaaaacgtattctagactttttcttaggcgtattttgtgcgtgtgtcgcgtatttgcgtaccgataataatttggcgtacaaaatacgcccaaatcgtactggtaaacaggtctgcactacgttttgcacgtgggaggtgagcgatttccttcacgcggggattgacgaagctgtactgtcttggtgaaaaaatacagtgcgttcagtttcatcccatgagttcgacagcttgacttaatgtagtaatttcgccttacgcgacttgttttttactcACATCTCATTATTATATTGGCCTTACCGTATTGAAGTGGTTCAGTCCTGTAACAACAATGCAGCGTGTCTTCAGCCACATCAATCTCTATCTTGACGTCTGACACAACGCCTGTGTCTCCTTCCTCCATACTGTAGTGAGAAGCCATGGTCCCTGGCTGTTCACTGTTCAAGGTGTTGATGATCCCTGACTCAGTGGATGTTCAAGGTGTTGATGCTCCCTGACTGTTCACTGTTCAAGTTGTTGATGATCCCTGACTCAGTGGATGTTCTAGGTGTTGATGCTCCCTGACTGTTCACTGTTCAAGTTGTTGATACTCCCTGACTGTTCACTGTTCAAGTTGTTGATGATCCCTGCCAGGTCACCGTTCAAGGTAATGCTgtgagaaaacaaaacaaaactgtcaGATTCAACATAAATTTACAGAAAAACAGATGTTGGGGTTTATAGTAGTTATTTTGAATGCATCTTTTCATAAAAAGGCCTGGCGTCTATCGTGCAGCAACTTCTTTTGACCGGTAATTTTTCCAAttaaaatgagaaaataccggaacaataTTGGCTGacggtatgacctaccggttgatttttataaCTATCGGGTTATCTATCTGGTAAAAAATCAAAACCCTGTGTCATATAAATCGCTTGCAGTGCACACAAATTCGAGTCATGAACCACCCTCATTAAATGACAAAGTAAACATAATGCGTTCGTATGTTGATGCCCGCCCACTGATGTAATAGCCGCTTCTTACAGTTATTGTACCGGGCAGGAGACGCTTTGCACGCAGCAATTCGGAGCATTGAGTTTGTACCGTACTGCTGTGACCCCAGATCTCCGGCAATTTTCGTGACTCTCCAAGTGTCGCCAATCGAAACAACCAATCATTGCGTTAGGATTGGAACTCGTGACTTATTCCATCAAATCAGAAAACACTGGAACACTTTATTTGTTTTGAAACCAACCCCTAGTCTTTGATGAAGTAGCGGTCCATTTTTTTCCCCCTGTGGATGTCGAACAGAAGTTTGGATAGACTTGATGTAACGGCAGCAAAACTTTccatctttgtacatgtatgaaGAAATGCTCACGCATCGTTTCTTCACAAATATCTTGGTATGCCTGCTGCATCGACCTCACAACTTTTACTGAAAGGCAAAGGCACATGCTTCAGCCGCACAGAaagaagtaacagagacaacaaaatgtttacagaCAGCATTTATATCCAACAGTCACGTGCTGCTGATTTGCACACCAGGGACTGGCACGCATGAATTGTGACACCAAACACCAGATTTTGAATTTGATAGAACAGTAATAGAAGTATTGATCGACCCGAATAGTTTTGAAGTCAGAAGTGCTCATTGACATTGTGAATGATATGTTTCCTGACACTGGTTCAGTACAAGCAAGCTCAGTGACAAGAATCAATTGAGAGCATGCATTAAAATCATGGTGGCACCAAAACTAAATAGTTCCAAATAACATTTGACATAAAAATTATACATAGTATATGATCCCCTGATCACTAAAACTATCAAATGAAAATGTTATTTATCACTTGACTTTTAAAATGTTTAATTCTGGCGGCCAGGCTGCTCCTTCACTTTTGCTTCTGATAATCATGCACCTGCGTTCCTATCGCAAAGTACGTAGCGCACAATGGCGATCGGAAGTTAACgtcggagtgtatacaggggGCAGAATCTTGTATATGTagcgcatatatatatatatggccagTGTGAACAAATTAACACTAACAGTATTTAACAGCATGCGAAAGAGAAAAACTTGACCATTCAAACAACGCGACTCGACTGTGACTCTGTGAGTGCAACATGTGAATGAGGACAGCAATTCCAGGGTGAGAGTGGCACTTAAGAGTATTATGGGGAGACGATGGTGCGTTTAAGTTTCTTGAAAGAACACAGAAACTtgagaaagacaaaaatagcgcctttttgtttgtttataaatACTAAAATAACAGTATTGCTCATTTTGGAAAATTATCAAGTCCTGGGAAAACTATCGCTAGGATTGCTCAGATTTAGCAACTTGCGCCCATGAAGAACAGTCCAAAAAGCCTATTCATCATGACCGCGGACAGTTTTTGATCGCATCATCACTATTTTATTGCAGTGACTTATTCATTTAAAATATTGTGTCATAATTTATGTGTGTGGTATTATATGTACCGCGCTTGTGAAATTTCTAACGGGCTCATGACTTAATCAAGTTACTCACCCGGCTGGAAATGACCATAtatatacagtaaaacctcccactaaccaccttgaaaatgtccagaaaaaaTCGGTCATAAAAAGCAGGGGTCTTAATTGGGAGTTTGGGAGGTATACGTTTTCCACAGGGGTGGGAACTGTTGGGCAGTTCAGTCTTGAAAGTTGTGTCCGTTATCCTATTTTTGTTCCCATTTGATGTGCATATGGATAAGCATGGTGTATGTGCATACACCAGCGCACACACGGGCaagcataacacacacacacacacacacacacaaacacacacactcacacacacgcgcgcgcgcgcggtcTCATAGGTAAAACTCGGTGATTGACCCCGGGTacgaaggtcagtgtctgtaacgTACCTGGGACAGGAAGAGTTTCCTCTTAGACATCAAAGGAGACCGTCCCATAGGTAAAACTTGTTCATCGGCAAGTATGGGACATTGACCGAGGTCTCAGTTGGtgagcacacactcacagaataTGTACACATCAATTCATTATTGAGTTGTCGTCCTAACTGACCCTATCCAACCCCTcatatcccctctccccccccccccccccccccacttcggGGGCAGTCCTTAAATTGTGACAGCAATAGGTGAGAAGATGACAGCCGTGGGCCACTTGACTTGCACGCACTACCGACTACAGACTACCACCCCTGACTCTTGATGCGTGACTAATGGCGTGCGTGTTCCGCGTGTGCTGCGTAATTAAGAACTTTGACACTCCCTGGTTAAAAGGTCAAAGTCGTTATTGACCCTAAGTTGGTAGGTCGGTCGTCGGAAAAAGGAGGgcgtcgttcttgggaggttagttacagtgtGAAAAGCATCCGTCCGGAAAAATTCGGTcggcaaaaggagggggtcgttgttgggagaggtcgttacgggaggttccactgtatatacatatattaaataagcttaagtttggagcttaatccgtcaattaatgtcacgacaaatgttctttagcttgatttgtttgtttgtttgtttgcttaacgcccagccgaccacgagggGCTTTAGCTTGATTacagggacttgtatcaaaaataagtaaaaacTGGCAGTGGATTTTGAGCTATGAACACCCTTAAGTTCAAGATcaccaaatccaaaaacaaagactgaAGAGACTGCCaattaacgttccaaaattcagaataaaaaaaccaagaaaggtaggacaggggtgtcgtttgggtcggcccttcggccaatcgccgattttttttttactttcgccgaaactttcatgtcgctatcggccaaatgtccgaagagtattcgcTTAAATCGGCCAAATTttgtccattttttttttattggtcaggctttgattgctaaaactgctgccgatgtacttagtcaactgactgacgtttatttccttcgcgaataccaaaaacgaaacatcaatgttttgaacggaaaccattgccaaaaaatatagatgccagagtggtttcaaCCTCACTCTCAGCGTTCgacggttcgcgatagtttatcagtcagtcagtgctttcgatttggatttgaacatcatgttcaaccaaaaaagaaaaataaataaattggccaaggtttgctaccctttgccaaggtaagtgattccggacaaaatgacaggaacaccgcgaatgttgccagtgtgagtggtagtactagtagtgttgtcgagtcgatcgaagcagacgacatagcagacgatagtcaccgcgaatcgaaatctgctgagccagagaatgaaaagcgtcctccaaatcgtggtttccaagcaaaatggctcaccctacacagtttttatatttagtcaagttttgacaaaatattttaacatcgagggggaatcgaaacaagggtcgtggtgtatgtgtgtctgtgcgtgtgtgtgtgtgtgtgtgtagagcgattcagactaaactactggaccgatctttatgaaatttgacatgagagttcctgggtatgaaatccccgaaagattttttcatttttttgataaatgtctttgatgacgtcatatccggcttttcgtgaaagttgaggcggcactgtcacgccctcatttttcaaccaaattggttgaaattttggtcaagtaatcttcgacgaagcccggacttcggtattgcatttcagcttggtggcttaaaaattaattaatgactttggtcattaaaaatctgaaaattgtaaaaaaaaaataaaaatgtataaaacgatccaaatttacgtttatcttattctccatcatttgctgattccaaaaacatataaatatatatgttatattcggattaggccaaaaaaatttttttgtctgtttctggtaacatggctaaaaaaaaatagggtcggtaggtagggattttttcttattttttttttaccccaaatgtagaccaataaaactaactttaaaaatcgcgcaaagagactggattcactatacatagagactagacactcaacacatttacaaatcgtcagcggactttcgttttcacacgtttttgttgttcattttctcaccctgtcctttaacaccaaaaaaaaaattaaaaaatttgagtttggaaaaaaaaagtttagggtcggcgccgaaatttagggtcggtcgggtgaccagaaacagacaatttttttttgttggccttaaaaacaagctctgaaaattaaatatataaaaattattatcaaaattaaattgtcgaaatcaatttaaaaacactttcatcttattccttgtcggttcctgattccaaaaacatatagatatatatgatattgtttggattaaaaacacgctcagaaagttaacacaaagagaggtacagaaacgcgtgctatccttcttagcgcaactactaccccgctcttcttgtcaatttcactgcctttgccatgagcggtggactgacgatgctacgagtatacggtcttgctgaaaaatggcattgcgttcagtttcattctgtgagttcgacagctacttgactaaatattgtattttcgccttacgcgacttgtttattggtgttttaccagtcatgtttcccaaggcttgtcaagattagcacaagattggaagagttttactttcaagaaattaaagttaaaggtttgaaCAAGTTTCAGAGAACTGGTGTCTGATGTAGTTAAATCAGCTTGTTTTAGTTGCAGTAAGCAACATATAATCCAGGGGCGGATTATGGGGGGTGTTACACTTACAGGGGTtatggacccccccccccccccaaaaaaaaaaaaaaaaaaaaaaaatgtgaattttgtatttttttctgtctgtaaagccgggggaagagttaattgtttaattcaataattgtcacagtatgcgacatgtcttccttctaaccatactatatgatgtcgggagcagatatcagtgaagataaattgccattatttaatactaacgttaaaagaaataatgagtggctgctgacaccagttgatcatgtttaaaatcaaggataagccacaaattgtttattaaatagctaaaattcttcagcttcaggggggctttgcccctcagacccccccccccccccgcccaacgggaccctggaccccaggttgtactccccacccccccccccccccccccccccctctggcttaacttgactgctccgcccctgtaatctgtgttcctaagacaatgattgtatgtattggtgttcccctcttgagtcttgtgcttcgatgttgcggtgactttgtatgagccaaaataatagcCGAAAATTTTCCAAGATGTCCTAAAGTTTTCTGtcagtttcggccaaatgtcccaacatgatAATGTCTAGCAACACCTCTGTAGgatgttggaacgtttgttattgacaaacaatacgttacatttacaaatatatcgacccaacggtctttaaaGTGCATAGACAAACAAtgagtaacaagaacttagtctttctgtgatagtagtagtccagtggacgacaCCTTCCGCCTGTGGCTTGATCGAATATTTCGACCATTTGGGAAAGTCCCAAGCGAATGAATCGTAATCGTACCAATTGTTTAGTCAATAAgtataacaaacgttccaacaacctacatcacatgtacctttcttgttttgtggtTCAAGATTACCCACCGGGTACAccgttaaattgttgggatttaGCCAACCCGGACAAAGCGATGCAGTGTAACACACAGCATCACAATTCACATGCGTTTCAAACCTTACCTTCGAGTGAAGTCTGGGTCCGCCATTGAAATTAAAAGCAAAATCCAGGGGACTGTACTCTCCCACAGTTAAAAATCGATCTGACTAATTACCGCCCGACACCGCCCGATAACTTTCGCTCTCAAGCTCTTTGAACATgcataactccc
Encoded proteins:
- the LOC138976803 gene encoding cytochrome P450 1A1-like isoform X4 codes for the protein MASHYSMEEGDTGVVSDVKIEIDVAEDTLHCCYRTEPLQYGYEIPRDTLVLFNVWGLHHDARYWPHPSRFNPYRFLN